A DNA window from Anaerocolumna sp. AGMB13020 contains the following coding sequences:
- a CDS encoding D-alanyl-D-alanine carboxypeptidase family protein, which yields MKKIKLENKNIHKGNLILVNEEHPIEEKYAANDTALVGIDFWNQNILLDYVAAKELSHLLTELECGNDIIPVKGYENTSAVHPMKDSEHSTGLAVDLSANIIHKTSMMSGFPKKGVCKEFRNIASKHGFIERYPKAKEDITGVEYHPGHFRYVGYPHSIIMEELDITMEEYLKVIEDYSSENKTFSYRDKENLYEIYKVKADKNESTVVEMPDNIPFTVSGNNIDGFIMTLKKRASLSLFAKQRKVIILPG from the coding sequence ATGAAGAAAATTAAACTGGAAAATAAGAATATACATAAAGGTAATCTCATTCTTGTAAATGAAGAACATCCTATAGAAGAAAAATATGCAGCCAATGACACTGCACTTGTTGGAATTGATTTTTGGAATCAAAATATACTCTTAGATTATGTGGCGGCAAAAGAACTCTCCCACCTGTTAACAGAATTAGAATGCGGAAATGATATCATTCCGGTTAAAGGTTATGAAAACACCTCAGCCGTTCACCCAATGAAGGATAGCGAACACAGTACGGGGCTTGCTGTTGATCTGTCTGCCAATATTATTCATAAGACCTCAATGATGTCCGGATTTCCCAAAAAGGGAGTCTGCAAGGAGTTTCGGAATATTGCTTCAAAACATGGATTTATTGAACGCTATCCGAAAGCCAAAGAGGACATTACAGGTGTAGAATACCACCCCGGCCACTTTCGTTATGTAGGCTACCCCCATTCAATTATCATGGAGGAGCTGGATATTACCATGGAGGAATATCTGAAAGTAATTGAAGATTATTCCTCTGAAAATAAGACTTTCAGCTATAGGGATAAAGAGAATCTTTATGAAATCTATAAGGTAAAAGCCGATAAAAACGAATCTACAGTTGTAGAAATGCCGGATAATATCCCTTTTACCGTTAGTGGAAACAACATTGATGGTTTTATTATGACTCTTAAAAAAAGAGCCAGCCTTAGTCTGTTTGCAAAGCAACGGAAAGTAATAATTTTACCCGGTTGA
- a CDS encoding acetate uptake transporter, whose translation MSTQSTQSSIANPGPLGLLGFGMTTCLLNLHNAGFIPLSIVIVAMGFALGGAAQIIAGIMEFKKGNTFGATAFTAYGFFWWSLILIWTNPMSLTNAADKTSMGFYLGLWGVFTLFMFIGTLKHNRITQIVFGSLTVLFFLLSAANFTGSEAIHTIAGYVGIFCGLSAIYNAMAQIINAEFGKKIMPV comes from the coding sequence ATGTCAACACAATCCACACAATCTTCCATTGCAAATCCGGGACCCCTTGGTCTTCTTGGATTTGGTATGACTACCTGTCTGTTAAATCTACATAACGCAGGTTTTATTCCCTTATCCATTGTTATTGTTGCAATGGGCTTTGCATTGGGCGGCGCTGCACAGATTATTGCAGGCATCATGGAATTTAAGAAGGGAAACACCTTTGGTGCCACTGCCTTTACAGCATATGGCTTTTTCTGGTGGTCATTGATCCTTATCTGGACCAATCCTATGTCCCTTACGAATGCCGCAGATAAAACCAGTATGGGATTTTATCTGGGCTTATGGGGTGTATTTACACTCTTTATGTTTATAGGAACTTTAAAACATAACCGTATAACACAGATCGTATTCGGTTCACTTACTGTACTGTTCTTCCTGTTAAGCGCAGCTAATTTTACAGGCTCTGAAGCGATACATACAATCGCAGGTTATGTAGGAATCTTCTGTGGACTCTCTGCAATTTATAATGCAATGGCACAGATAATAAATGCAGAATTTGGCAAAAAAATCATGCCAGTTTAA
- a CDS encoding DNA-3-methyladenine glycosylase family protein, which produces MIIESSNFILEHIASSGQCFRMNRLNDSEFSLIAGNRYLHLKQLDAKRVELSCDSEAYDEFWKEYFDLNYDYEEIVGKLLSGEDEFLRKAADYGYGLRILKQELFEILITFIISQRKSIPAIKRCVEELSLKFGEERKDAFTGTVYYTFPTAEVLSKASKETLRETGLGYRDEYVRGTAIAVMKGELNIHSLPNLSFEEAVKELMKLPGVGIKVANCVALYGLHQIDAFPIDVWIERILKDIYNNQFETDRYKGYAGIVQQYMFYYIRSL; this is translated from the coding sequence TTGATAATTGAAAGCAGTAATTTTATATTAGAGCATATAGCCTCCTCCGGTCAGTGTTTTAGAATGAATAGATTAAATGATTCTGAATTTTCACTGATTGCAGGAAACAGATATTTACACCTGAAACAATTGGATGCTAAAAGAGTTGAACTTTCTTGTGATTCAGAAGCATACGATGAATTTTGGAAAGAATACTTTGATCTGAATTATGATTATGAAGAGATTGTTGGCAAGCTACTTTCCGGCGAAGATGAATTTTTAAGAAAAGCAGCTGATTATGGCTATGGCCTGCGAATTCTAAAACAGGAGCTTTTTGAAATACTTATTACCTTTATCATTTCTCAGAGAAAAAGTATTCCAGCTATCAAGCGCTGTGTGGAAGAATTATCCCTGAAGTTTGGAGAGGAACGAAAGGATGCCTTTACAGGAACTGTCTATTATACTTTCCCTACAGCAGAGGTATTATCGAAAGCAAGTAAAGAAACATTAAGAGAAACCGGTCTAGGATATAGAGATGAATACGTGAGAGGAACAGCTATTGCAGTTATGAAGGGAGAGCTAAATATTCACAGCCTCCCAAATCTATCTTTTGAGGAGGCTGTGAAAGAACTGATGAAATTGCCGGGGGTTGGTATCAAGGTTGCAAATTGTGTAGCTTTATACGGACTTCATCAAATTGACGCCTTTCCCATTGATGTCTGGATTGAGCGAATATTAAAGGACATATACAACAATCAATTTGAAACCGATCGATATAAAGGTTATGCCGGCATTGTTCAGCAGTACATGTTTTATTACATACGCTCACTGTAA
- a CDS encoding phosphotransferase enzyme family protein, producing MEKQIHSIFNDEILTKAASFYDMDNESLKKVGGFENYVYGYRLKDKEYILRITHSSHRSIGMMNAELHWVNYLSLMGADVSQPIASKNGLFVEKIPSGSDDYFLTSAFEKAPGNHVRPQDKTDALYEEWGRCIGKLHQLTKTYEADKSCPLRPSWYEDPVFYKAKDYLLPEDYFIADKLFQLTESIKKLPRDKDSYGLIHTDVHSGNFFVDNGKITIFDFDDSSYQYFISDIAIALFYTLLNIEDVKERTTHSYHFLKHFLRGYRKENSLPDFWLDTLPDFLKLRELELYVVVYRSCDMNNPGPWEANYMKNRKELISRDIPFIGEELDFSLLYSERM from the coding sequence ATGGAAAAACAGATACACAGTATATTTAACGATGAAATTCTTACAAAAGCAGCCAGTTTCTACGATATGGACAATGAAAGTCTTAAAAAAGTCGGTGGTTTTGAGAATTATGTGTACGGTTATCGTTTAAAAGACAAAGAGTATATTCTTCGAATTACGCATAGCTCTCACAGATCAATAGGTATGATGAATGCTGAATTGCATTGGGTTAATTACTTATCCCTCATGGGTGCTGATGTCAGTCAGCCTATCGCATCAAAAAACGGCTTGTTTGTTGAAAAAATACCATCAGGATCAGATGATTACTTCCTGACCTCAGCATTTGAAAAAGCACCTGGCAATCACGTAAGACCGCAAGACAAAACAGATGCTCTTTATGAAGAATGGGGTCGTTGTATCGGCAAACTTCATCAGCTTACCAAAACCTATGAAGCAGATAAGTCTTGTCCCTTAAGGCCTTCCTGGTATGAGGACCCTGTCTTTTACAAAGCGAAGGATTATCTTCTTCCGGAAGATTATTTTATTGCTGATAAACTCTTTCAATTGACAGAAAGCATAAAAAAACTGCCCAGAGATAAGGACAGTTATGGTCTGATTCATACAGATGTTCATTCCGGAAACTTTTTTGTGGATAATGGTAAGATTACTATTTTTGATTTTGATGATAGTTCCTACCAATATTTTATCAGTGATATCGCTATTGCACTGTTTTATACGTTGCTTAACATAGAAGATGTGAAGGAACGAACCACCCATTCCTATCACTTCTTAAAACATTTTTTAAGAGGTTATCGCAAAGAAAACTCACTGCCGGATTTCTGGCTGGATACACTTCCGGACTTCTTGAAATTAAGGGAATTAGAGCTTTATGTCGTAGTGTATAGAAGCTGCGATATGAACAATCCCGGTCCTTGGGAAGCAAATTATATGAAGAACCGCAAAGAGCTCATAAGCAGGGATATCCCTTTTATAGGGGAGGAACTTGATTTTTCTTTGCTTTACAGTGAGCGTATGTAA
- a CDS encoding methyl-accepting chemotaxis protein: MGFRKITSQLLTVLLSVILISMLALSFISYTQSENIIKDQIHAKMNSEVEKQTNMIERSLQKITTMAKGLSHSVQSTYTSTSLSQYEEMLSSLVQEDAMVLGSGIWFEPYIYDKNEKYTGPYVHKEGDKAVVTYEYSNAAYDYFSYDWYKNATKGKEALFSELYYDESLGLTIMSCTAPIYSADNTFLGAVTVDMQVSDIQNMINNITIGKKGSVMLLSNDGLYIAGAPEAKILKENIQESENKTLKKIGGEILNNGQGDGSYTEDGVKYLAYYKTVPLVNWHIVAKVSEEEIKSPLNQLGLALIISLIISMAVSAIVIVLQISSITIKIKAANNFTLKLAKGDFTIKPLKEKGRNELSQLINSLNKMLMDNRTVIQEIAVGAEGIKHSGNTLDTVVHKLTEQFHNINTSIRDISEVMMSSSASTEEVSASVEEVHSSINMLTFQTMSGKELAGNIQARATLAEKKSETSYDKAVALIQDNEDKLRSSLEDAKIVHSIGMMAEQIAEIAEQVNLLSLNASIEAARAGAQGKGFAVVATEIGNLAALAAHTVEDIKKTIHQVTAAYTNLIENSNQMLEFMKDTVTADYKDFVDTAREYGKEALAIDDNITAIVQMTEGIDRISSEVAKAITEIAYGSQLAAENSGSILSNAEVVSDVVGEVAELIEKENEISGNLSRVVANFTIND; this comes from the coding sequence ATGGGTTTTCGAAAAATTACATCGCAGTTATTAACAGTGCTTCTATCCGTTATTTTGATTTCCATGCTTGCATTATCTTTTATCAGCTATACCCAAAGTGAGAACATTATTAAGGACCAGATTCATGCTAAGATGAATTCGGAAGTAGAAAAGCAAACGAATATGATAGAGCGAAGCCTGCAAAAAATTACAACAATGGCAAAAGGTCTAAGTCATAGTGTTCAGTCGACTTATACCAGTACCTCTCTCTCCCAGTATGAAGAAATGCTATCTTCTCTGGTGCAGGAAGATGCGATGGTTTTAGGCAGTGGAATTTGGTTTGAGCCCTACATATATGACAAAAATGAAAAATATACGGGACCATATGTCCATAAAGAAGGCGATAAAGCTGTCGTAACTTATGAGTATAGCAATGCAGCGTATGATTATTTCTCCTATGACTGGTATAAGAATGCTACGAAAGGAAAAGAAGCCCTGTTCTCTGAACTCTACTATGATGAAAGTCTGGGCCTTACCATTATGTCATGTACAGCACCTATTTACTCAGCAGATAATACTTTTCTTGGTGCGGTTACTGTGGATATGCAGGTTAGCGATATACAAAATATGATTAATAACATAACAATAGGAAAAAAAGGTTCCGTAATGTTATTATCAAACGACGGTCTCTATATAGCAGGTGCTCCCGAGGCTAAAATACTAAAGGAAAATATTCAGGAGTCAGAAAACAAAACCTTAAAAAAAATAGGCGGGGAAATACTTAATAACGGTCAAGGAGATGGCAGTTATACAGAGGACGGAGTGAAATACCTCGCATATTACAAAACGGTGCCATTGGTAAATTGGCATATCGTCGCTAAAGTGTCGGAGGAGGAGATAAAGAGCCCGCTAAATCAACTTGGGTTAGCACTTATCATCAGCCTTATAATATCCATGGCAGTATCTGCCATTGTAATCGTCCTCCAGATAAGCAGCATTACTATTAAGATCAAAGCAGCCAATAATTTTACCCTTAAACTGGCAAAAGGCGATTTCACCATTAAACCCCTTAAAGAAAAAGGCCGGAATGAATTAAGCCAGCTGATAAATTCCTTAAATAAGATGCTGATGGACAACCGGACAGTGATACAGGAAATAGCTGTAGGAGCGGAAGGGATTAAACACTCAGGTAATACCCTTGATACGGTAGTTCACAAGCTCACAGAACAATTTCACAATATCAATACATCCATCAGGGATATTAGTGAAGTAATGATGAGCTCCAGCGCCTCAACAGAAGAAGTAAGCGCCTCTGTCGAAGAAGTACATTCCTCTATTAATATGCTTACCTTTCAGACAATGTCAGGTAAGGAACTGGCAGGGAATATTCAGGCAAGAGCAACCCTGGCAGAAAAAAAGAGTGAAACTTCCTATGATAAAGCAGTAGCTTTAATACAGGATAATGAAGATAAATTAAGGAGCAGTCTGGAGGATGCTAAGATTGTTCATTCAATTGGTATGATGGCAGAGCAGATAGCAGAAATTGCAGAACAGGTAAATCTGCTGTCGTTAAATGCTTCTATTGAAGCAGCCAGAGCCGGAGCCCAGGGAAAAGGATTTGCAGTGGTTGCAACAGAAATCGGAAACCTTGCAGCTTTGGCAGCGCATACCGTCGAGGATATCAAGAAAACCATCCACCAGGTCACAGCGGCATATACAAATTTGATAGAAAACTCCAATCAAATGCTGGAATTTATGAAAGACACAGTGACGGCAGATTACAAGGATTTTGTAGATACGGCAAGGGAGTATGGAAAAGAAGCCTTAGCCATTGATGATAATATTACCGCTATAGTGCAAATGACAGAAGGAATCGACAGAATCAGTTCAGAAGTAGCAAAGGCGATAACAGAAATCGCATATGGTTCTCAACTGGCGGCTGAAAACAGTGGTTCTATTTTATCCAATGCAGAGGTCGTATCTGATGTAGTCGGAGAAGTTGCGGAATTAATCGAAAAAGAAAATGAAATATCCGGTAATTTAAGCCGTGTAGTTGCAAATTTTACAATTAACGACTAA
- a CDS encoding asparaginase, translating into MKRVLVLTTGGTILSFMTSEGLSPSREDVSGLLYEKLLKLSGEYIIDIEAVFHKDSSNIVPEDWYIVKDSIQKSIDKYDGIVILHGTDTMSYSAAMLSYLFAGVGKPIVLTGSQIPLSYKDSDGGKNLRDAVIAAGDARLKGVFVVFHDKVINGTRAYKRSSLNRDAYISCNYPYVGIIKDNKLFITHEYTVMKEAEKFEEIIIPERRNKLIPKIFVLKMVPGIESSLIDYIMQGGYQGVIIEGYGLGGMPVDNKELMAKIDHLVSKKIPVIMATQCVYDGVNLDTYEVGMTAKKNGILSAFDMTTEAVYTKLMWAIGCTENYEELVKLLQANLCGELAVRYPSE; encoded by the coding sequence TTGAAAAGGGTACTTGTTCTAACAACAGGCGGAACCATATTAAGTTTTATGACATCAGAGGGATTAAGCCCTAGCAGGGAAGATGTATCAGGACTTCTCTATGAGAAATTATTAAAGTTATCAGGCGAATATATCATAGATATTGAAGCAGTCTTTCATAAAGACAGCAGTAATATCGTACCGGAGGACTGGTACATTGTGAAGGATTCCATTCAGAAAAGTATCGATAAATATGATGGCATCGTTATACTGCATGGAACAGATACCATGTCTTACAGTGCTGCGATGCTGTCTTATTTATTTGCGGGAGTGGGTAAACCTATAGTACTAACCGGTTCTCAGATTCCTTTATCTTATAAGGATAGTGATGGCGGTAAGAATCTCAGGGATGCAGTTATTGCAGCCGGTGATGCCAGATTAAAAGGAGTATTTGTAGTATTCCATGATAAAGTGATAAATGGGACAAGAGCTTACAAGAGAAGTTCCCTCAATAGAGACGCCTACATCAGTTGTAATTATCCCTATGTGGGAATTATAAAGGATAATAAATTATTTATTACCCATGAATATACGGTGATGAAGGAAGCGGAAAAATTTGAAGAAATAATAATCCCGGAACGTCGAAATAAGCTAATACCTAAAATATTTGTTCTTAAAATGGTTCCGGGAATCGAGTCTTCACTAATTGACTATATCATGCAGGGCGGATACCAGGGGGTTATTATTGAAGGGTATGGTCTTGGTGGTATGCCTGTAGATAATAAAGAATTGATGGCAAAGATCGATCATCTTGTCAGCAAGAAAATACCTGTAATCATGGCTACCCAGTGTGTTTATGACGGAGTTAATCTGGATACCTATGAGGTGGGTATGACAGCTAAGAAAAATGGCATTCTATCAGCCTTTGATATGACAACAGAGGCAGTTTATACAAAGCTTATGTGGGCTATTGGCTGTACAGAAAATTATGAGGAACTGGTCAAATTGTTACAGGCTAATCTTTGCGGGGAGCTGGCTGTCAGATATCCTTCAGAGTAA
- a CDS encoding acyl-CoA dehydratase activase-related protein: MNRISDYYRIGLDIGSTTIKIAVLDDGNRILYKEYKRHLSDLRNTIQSVVSLCRTHMGDIPCKVIITGSGGLSLSRWLSLPFEQEVIACTKAVKTYLPQTDTVIELGGEDAKVTYLKPVTEQRMNNSCAGGTGSFIDQMAALFHTDAAGLNDYATKAHTIYPIASRCGVFAKTDIQPLLNDGARKEDIAASIFQAVVNQTTTGLSWGKPIKGKIAFLGGPLYFLSELRKRFIETLNPEEVYLPADGLFFPAIGGALLLKDKKYETEEIITLKILEERLQSLKQSKETNTLAPLFNSSEDYEKFLKRHEKCDCKRMPLAEYTGNVYLGIDAGSTTLKAVLIGNSGELLYEYYTKSAGDPVIKTAALLKEIYDQLPLDVTISGGCVTGYGEELIKRAFHLDMSEIETIAHLRGARNFEPRADFILDIGGQDMKCLRLKDGRVDNILLNEACSSGCGSFLESFAQSLNLSISEFASMGLYSKEPVDLGTKCTVFMNSKVKQAQKEGAEVSDLSAGLSYSVIKNALYKVIKIRDEKELGKYIVVQGGTFLNDSVLRCFEAVTEREVLRPKIAGLMGAYGAALLARDTYKADHRSTLINREQLNEFHITTDNTRCQHCNNNCLLTINHLGQDQVYITGNRCEKGLGKINGTKDRIPNLYAYKYKKLFAYKPLSKELAVRGTLGIPRALNMYESYPFWFTLLSFLGFRVELSSPSSKEIYQKGMDSIPADSVCYPAKLTHGHIIDLIEKGIDTIFYPSVVYEKKEYEDADNCFNCPIVISYGEVLKNNIEAAKGVTFISPFLNMNDDNQLAKNMYEVLRVYQIPLKEIKEAVRRARKEFEAFKEDIRRKGEEAVAYLLKNGKQGIVLCGKPYHVDPEIHHGIPEMIESYGLGVLTEDSISHLVPLRSKLRVVDQWAFNSRLYRAAEALGQIDGLEFVQLNSFGCGLDSVTADQLIEILSSMGKQYTLIKIDEGANLGAARIRIRSLIAASEERKKTSIINESYNYGYQKKPFTKENRKAHTILAPQMAPIHFELIREAAHASGYRMEVLPDNDNGAIEEGLRYVNNDACYPAVLLIGQIVGALKSGKYDLDNTSVIISQTGGGCRATNYMSFLKLGLRQAGLEKVPIISLNVAGLDEQPGFHLSPVFVKRMMMAVIYGDLFMRLLYGTRPYEIDKGASQTVFELWKERVKTNVRNRSKLQFDQNVTDIVKAFEAIPVTDARKPKVAIVGEILAKYHPMANGDIIKTLEEGGAEVVLPDFLDFFFYSLYNSKFKHRYLSGKKTTMNACALGIQYISYYRKTIVKELKKSSRFLPPSSIQELAGKAEEFLSLGNQTGEGWLITAEMIHNLENGVPNILCVQPLACLPNHITGRGMFKVLKEKYPSANIMPIDYDPGISQVNQINRVKLLLSVALQTD, translated from the coding sequence ATGAATAGAATATCAGATTATTACAGAATCGGATTGGATATAGGATCAACTACGATTAAGATAGCAGTATTAGACGATGGAAACCGTATTCTGTATAAAGAGTACAAAAGACACCTGTCTGACCTAAGGAACACCATTCAATCGGTGGTTTCCCTTTGCAGAACCCATATGGGTGACATTCCCTGCAAGGTAATCATAACAGGGTCCGGTGGATTATCCTTGTCCAGATGGCTTTCTCTGCCTTTTGAGCAGGAGGTTATCGCCTGCACAAAGGCGGTTAAGACATATCTTCCCCAGACAGATACAGTAATAGAACTTGGTGGAGAAGATGCCAAAGTTACTTACTTAAAACCGGTTACGGAACAGCGCATGAATAACAGCTGTGCAGGCGGGACAGGTTCTTTTATTGATCAGATGGCGGCACTCTTTCATACAGACGCTGCAGGTCTAAATGATTATGCCACCAAAGCGCATACGATCTATCCCATTGCCTCCAGATGCGGTGTATTTGCCAAAACAGATATACAGCCTTTGTTAAATGATGGAGCCAGAAAAGAAGATATCGCCGCATCTATTTTTCAGGCAGTGGTTAATCAGACTACCACAGGTCTCTCCTGGGGTAAACCTATTAAAGGAAAAATTGCTTTCCTTGGAGGCCCCCTTTATTTTCTGTCGGAGCTTAGAAAGAGATTTATAGAAACGCTGAATCCTGAGGAAGTGTACCTGCCTGCGGATGGATTATTTTTTCCGGCTATTGGAGGAGCTTTGCTCTTAAAGGATAAGAAATATGAGACAGAAGAAATAATTACCTTAAAGATTCTGGAAGAAAGATTACAATCCTTAAAACAGAGCAAAGAAACCAACACCCTTGCCCCTTTGTTCAACTCCTCTGAGGATTATGAGAAATTTCTAAAACGTCATGAAAAGTGTGATTGTAAAAGAATGCCTCTTGCAGAATATACGGGTAATGTCTATCTGGGAATAGATGCGGGATCTACCACACTAAAAGCTGTTCTTATCGGAAACAGCGGAGAACTGCTATATGAATATTATACCAAGTCAGCCGGGGACCCGGTTATAAAGACAGCTGCTTTATTAAAAGAGATATATGACCAGCTGCCTTTAGATGTTACTATCAGCGGTGGCTGTGTTACCGGATACGGTGAAGAGCTTATAAAGCGTGCTTTTCATCTGGATATGAGCGAAATCGAAACCATTGCGCATCTAAGAGGGGCACGGAACTTTGAGCCAAGAGCAGATTTTATATTGGATATTGGCGGCCAGGATATGAAATGCTTAAGGCTAAAGGACGGGCGGGTGGATAATATTCTTTTGAATGAAGCCTGCTCCTCAGGCTGCGGGTCTTTCCTGGAAAGCTTTGCTCAGTCATTGAATCTTTCCATCAGCGAATTTGCAAGCATGGGATTGTATTCGAAGGAACCGGTGGATCTTGGAACCAAGTGTACCGTATTCATGAATTCCAAAGTGAAGCAGGCGCAAAAAGAAGGAGCGGAAGTTTCAGACCTTTCCGCCGGGCTCTCATATTCTGTTATCAAAAATGCTCTTTATAAGGTTATTAAGATCAGGGATGAAAAGGAACTGGGTAAATACATTGTGGTACAGGGGGGAACCTTTCTGAATGATTCTGTGCTCCGATGTTTTGAAGCAGTTACAGAAAGGGAAGTACTACGTCCAAAAATAGCAGGACTCATGGGCGCATATGGTGCAGCTCTGCTTGCCAGAGATACTTATAAGGCAGATCATCGAAGTACTTTAATTAACAGAGAACAACTCAACGAATTCCATATAACCACAGATAATACCAGATGCCAGCATTGTAACAATAATTGCCTGTTAACCATTAATCACCTTGGACAGGATCAGGTATATATTACTGGTAACCGCTGTGAGAAAGGCTTAGGAAAGATTAATGGTACAAAAGACAGGATCCCCAATCTCTATGCCTATAAATACAAGAAACTTTTTGCTTATAAACCTCTGTCAAAAGAATTGGCAGTTAGAGGAACCCTTGGAATACCCAGAGCTCTTAATATGTACGAAAGTTATCCCTTCTGGTTTACGTTATTGTCCTTCTTAGGCTTTCGGGTTGAGTTATCCTCCCCTTCCTCAAAGGAAATCTATCAGAAAGGAATGGACAGTATTCCAGCAGATTCTGTGTGTTACCCAGCAAAATTAACCCACGGTCATATTATTGACCTGATTGAAAAAGGGATTGATACCATATTCTATCCCTCTGTTGTATATGAAAAGAAAGAATATGAAGACGCAGATAACTGTTTTAATTGTCCTATTGTTATCTCCTATGGAGAAGTGCTTAAGAATAATATTGAAGCTGCCAAAGGTGTTACCTTTATCTCACCCTTTCTGAATATGAATGATGATAACCAGCTGGCTAAAAATATGTATGAAGTACTAAGAGTATACCAGATTCCGCTTAAGGAAATAAAAGAAGCAGTAAGAAGAGCCAGGAAAGAATTCGAAGCCTTTAAGGAGGATATCCGGCGGAAAGGAGAAGAAGCCGTTGCTTATCTGCTGAAAAACGGAAAGCAGGGTATTGTCCTTTGCGGTAAACCTTATCATGTGGACCCGGAAATCCATCATGGTATTCCAGAGATGATAGAAAGCTATGGTCTTGGTGTGCTGACAGAAGACAGTATTTCGCATCTGGTTCCCTTGCGTTCCAAGCTTCGTGTTGTAGACCAATGGGCATTTAATTCAAGGCTATACAGGGCAGCGGAAGCCTTGGGACAGATAGATGGACTTGAATTTGTTCAACTGAACTCCTTTGGCTGTGGTCTGGATTCTGTAACCGCAGACCAGTTGATTGAAATCTTAAGTTCTATGGGAAAACAATATACTCTGATTAAAATAGATGAAGGTGCCAATTTAGGTGCAGCCAGAATTCGTATCCGTTCCCTGATAGCAGCATCGGAAGAACGGAAGAAAACCAGCATTATTAATGAAAGTTATAATTATGGTTACCAGAAAAAGCCCTTTACCAAAGAAAACCGCAAAGCGCATACCATTCTTGCGCCTCAAATGGCACCAATTCATTTTGAATTGATCAGAGAAGCTGCCCATGCTTCCGGTTACCGGATGGAGGTACTTCCGGATAATGACAACGGAGCCATAGAAGAAGGTCTTCGGTATGTGAATAATGACGCCTGTTATCCAGCAGTGCTTTTAATCGGTCAGATAGTCGGTGCATTAAAATCAGGTAAATATGATCTTGATAACACCTCAGTCATTATCAGCCAGACCGGTGGAGGCTGCAGAGCGACCAACTATATGTCCTTCCTTAAACTTGGGTTAAGACAGGCAGGGCTTGAAAAGGTACCCATTATTTCCTTGAACGTAGCTGGCCTGGATGAACAGCCTGGATTCCACCTCTCACCGGTATTTGTGAAAAGAATGATGATGGCGGTAATCTACGGGGATCTCTTTATGCGATTGCTTTATGGTACCAGACCATATGAAATTGATAAAGGTGCTTCGCAGACAGTCTTTGAATTGTGGAAAGAAAGAGTTAAGACAAATGTCAGGAACAGAAGTAAACTTCAGTTTGATCAGAATGTAACGGATATTGTGAAGGCCTTTGAAGCAATTCCGGTAACAGATGCCCGCAAACCCAAGGTGGCTATTGTAGGAGAGATACTCGCAAAATATCACCCAATGGCAAACGGGGATATCATTAAAACTCTGGAGGAGGGAGGAGCGGAAGTGGTGCTTCCGGATTTTCTGGACTTCTTTTTCTATTCCCTCTATAACTCCAAATTTAAGCACCGTTACCTCAGTGGTAAGAAGACTACAATGAATGCCTGTGCTCTGGGAATTCAATATATATCCTATTACCGAAAAACTATTGTTAAAGAACTAAAAAAAAGCAGCCGTTTCCTGCCGCCGTCCTCTATTCAGGAGTTGGCAGGAAAGGCTGAAGAGTTTCTTTCCCTTGGTAATCAGACAGGGGAAGGGTGGCTGATAACCGCAGAGATGATACACAACCTGGAAAATGGTGTCCCTAATATTCTCTGTGTCCAGCCCCTTGCCTGCCTGCCAAATCATATAACCGGAAGAGGTATGTTTAAGGTATTAAAAGAGAAATACCCGTCGGCAAATATTATGCCTATCGATTATGATCCCGGAATATCACAGGTCAATCAAATCAACCGGGTAAAATTATTACTTTCCGTTGCTTTGCAAACAGACTAA